One window of Ignavibacteria bacterium genomic DNA carries:
- a CDS encoding Hsp20/alpha crystallin family protein, with amino-acid sequence MNNEQKINAENGFDWETLIETEPTVPPIIDIIESKNDFQIKVYMPGVQKENIYLKLDDEVLSVFGKMDLNHADEVRFILREKNYGHYFRKFFITDKIDSTQISAKLDNGLLNIILPKHDRIKPKEISIN; translated from the coding sequence ATGAATAACGAACAAAAAATTAATGCAGAAAATGGATTTGATTGGGAAACTTTAATCGAAACGGAACCAACTGTTCCACCAATCATTGATATAATTGAATCGAAGAATGATTTTCAAATTAAAGTTTATATGCCAGGTGTACAGAAAGAAAACATTTATCTTAAACTTGATGATGAAGTTCTGTCAGTTTTTGGTAAAATGGACTTGAATCATGCTGATGAAGTGAGGTTCATACTAAGAGAGAAGAACTATGGACATTACTTCCGAAAATTCTTCATCACAGATAAAATAGATTCTACGCAAATTAGTGCGAAGCTGGATAATGGTTTATTGAACATTATACTTCCTAAGCATGATAGAATTAAACCAAAAGAAATTTCGATAAATTAA